From Chaetodon trifascialis isolate fChaTrf1 chromosome 1, fChaTrf1.hap1, whole genome shotgun sequence, one genomic window encodes:
- the cnsta gene encoding consortin isoform X2, producing MEEGREEEGYTRGGREEDEEEDIDEVMKEEEEEEVSEGSSSLIRCQSPGTPMTDSSYSETGSLLEGPYPLSPGTSPEPTPPFIPVVSPETAYPICQMALSQRDVKVESHTSSNESVASISGSITPGPPFTTEPVDSPALAMTSDARPTSPPEPARITEAADLIVKNANFTTEHLTSSSEDCGFTCASGFATSYTAPITSTAETFTVTACTTRLNPSIASSPMSATTGPLAFTTGPTTTSTESTSTTGPQISVSEQITSIPVPTCFSVSTCAIRPIPSPVLLESLEQLAQRGDDTHLPHYLHQIAEAFVLHEDYQRALWCIQLERLYHQRVLDNLNALQEQWESQCRRTSPNLAIQHLDTLKHICQTHSRPRAKDAVCVSLDLLKPPLEEGGALPPCTSAHQVDRAEDSSRSLGSCQVIPSINLADGLNSPEISAKDREDPGRELEGREGFHGSQLTDRQGSDREGSEVGGGGGYTIPVVGNELHPSTAGEMDQSKPAELQGGDLGLAQEKEAKREEEERDVEEAAEALEMEEEGEDEEEERQKEGDLPFFQKALPVETLVSGAEVELQQLHQEALAEGKLHEETQESAETCHYQEVHLPHEVHMKLQEQGEEEEEEEYDYEVEQADIIREAASLDDMAKLITVEETSPASGLVSILKKRSVCADSESLSASSEPRPDKPPARRRVHFRVPDDGYEHDVGGGDSCLLLFLLCLVTVVISVGGTALYCALGDSHSSVCQDFSRNADFYVGQIQRGISHIQHWFSHGS from the exons ATGGAGGAAGGACGGGAAGAGGAGGGATACaccagaggagggagagaagaggatgaggaagaagacattgatgaggtgatgaaggaagaagaagaggaggaagtatCAGAGGGTTCAAGTTCTCTAATCCGCTGTCAGTCTCCAGGCACTCCCATGACTGATTCCTCCTATTCAGAAACCG GCAGTCTGTTGGAGGGCCCATATCCTCTCAGCCCTGGGACCAGTCCAGAGCCTACACCCCCTTTCATTCCAGTGGTCAGTCCAGAAACTGCATATCCCATCTGTCAAATGGCACTGAGCCAGAGAGATGTCAAAGTGGAGTCTCATACCTCCAGCAATGAATCAGTTGCCTCCATCTCGGGGTCCATTACACCGGGACCCCCCTTCACCACGGAGCCTGTAGATTCTCCTGCACTAGCTATGACCTCAGACGCCAGGCCTACCAGCCCACCTGAACCTGCACGTATCACAGAAGCTGCAGACCTGATAGTAAAAAATGCTAACTTCACTACAGAACATCTTACCTCATCCAGTGAAGACTGTGGGTTCACATGTGCCAGTGGGTTTGCCACTTCATATACAGCACCCATCACCTCAACTGCAGAGACTTTTACAGTAACTGCTTGCACCACAAGGCTCAATCCTTCCATTGCTTCCTCTCCTATGAGTGCAACAACAGGACCCCTTGCCTTTACCACAGGGCCTACGACTACCAGTACAGAATCCACTTCCACCACAGGACCTCAAATCTCAGTTTCGGAACAGATTACCTCCATTCCAGTGCCCActtgtttctctgtctccacctgcgCCATAAGGCCTATCCCAAGCCCTGTTCTGCTGGAGTCTCTAGAACAATTGGCACAAAGAGGAGATGACACTCACCTTCCACATTACCTTCACCAG ATTGCTGAGGCCTTTGTCCTTCATGAAGACT ACCAGCGGGCATTATGGTGCATCCAACTAGAGAGACTCTATCACCAGAGAGTATTGGACAACCTGAACGCACTACAAGAGCAGTGGG AGAGTCAGTGTAGAAGGACTTCCCCTAACCTGGCAATCCAACATCTGGACACTCTTAAACACATCTGCCAGACGCACAGTCG ACCCAGAGCTAAAGATGCTGTG TGTGTATCTCTGGACCTTTTGAAGCCTCCATTAGAAGAAGGTGGTGCACTGCCTCCATGCACCTCAG CCCATCAGGTTGACCGAGCTGAAGACTCCTCCCGTTCTCTGGGCAGCTGTCAAGTCATACCCTCCATTAATTTAGCTGATGGGCTCAATTCCCCTGAGATCTCAGCAAAGGACAGGGAAGACCCAGGCAGGGAATTAGAGGGGAGGGAAGGTTTCCATGGATctcagctgactgacaggcagggcagtgacagagagggaagtgaggtgggaggagggggaggatacACCATTCCAGTCGTAGGAAATGAACTGCACCCCTCTACAGCTGGAGAAATGGATCAGTCCAAGCCCgcagagctgcagggaggagatTTAGGTCTAGCACAGGAAAAGGAGGCaaaaagggaagaagaggagagggacgtGGAGGAGGCAGCTGAGGCTTTGGAGatggaagaagagggagaggatgaagaggaggagaggcagaaggaAGGAGACTTGCCTTTTTTTCAGAAAGCTCTCCCAGTGGAGACTCTGGTCAGTGGGGCAGAGGTAGagctacaacagctgcaccaggAAGCCCTGGCTGAGGGGAAACTACATGAGGAGACCCAG GAGAGCGCTGAAACCTGCCACTACCAGGAGGTCCACCTTCCTCACGAGGTTCATatgaagctgcaggagcagggtgaggaggaagaagaggaggagtatGACTATGAAGTAGAGCAGGCTGACATCATCAGAGAAGCTGCCTCACTGGATGACATGGCTAAACTCATCACTGTTGAAGAG ACGTCTCCTGCCTCAGGCTTGGTCTCCATATTGAAGAAGCGGAGTGTTTGCGCGGACAGTGAGAGTTTGTCTGCCAGCTCAGAGCCCCGACCTGACAAACCCCCCGCCAGAAGACGCGTGCACTTCAGAGTCCCTGATGATGGCTATGAGCATG ATGTTGGCGGCGGGGACTcctgcctccttctcttcctgcttTGTCTGGTCACAGTAGTGATCAGTGTGGGTGGCACTGCCCTGTACTGTGCTCTGGGTGATTCCCACTCATCAGTCTGTCAGGACTTCTCCAGAAATGCGGACTTCTACGTTGGGCAGATACAGCGCGGGATATCGCACATTCAACACTGGTTCAGCCATGGGTCATAG
- the cnsta gene encoding consortin isoform X1 yields MDHGGQFEREDREMSQIQVGGVDHCDNLHTPEPLTAQTRNLNETNTLTQTQSLSPSQKEDTGGRGLIQKASLSNNGKDMEEGREEEGYTRGGREEDEEEDIDEVMKEEEEEEVSEGSSSLIRCQSPGTPMTDSSYSETGSLLEGPYPLSPGTSPEPTPPFIPVVSPETAYPICQMALSQRDVKVESHTSSNESVASISGSITPGPPFTTEPVDSPALAMTSDARPTSPPEPARITEAADLIVKNANFTTEHLTSSSEDCGFTCASGFATSYTAPITSTAETFTVTACTTRLNPSIASSPMSATTGPLAFTTGPTTTSTESTSTTGPQISVSEQITSIPVPTCFSVSTCAIRPIPSPVLLESLEQLAQRGDDTHLPHYLHQIAEAFVLHEDYQRALWCIQLERLYHQRVLDNLNALQEQWESQCRRTSPNLAIQHLDTLKHICQTHSRPRAKDAVCVSLDLLKPPLEEGGALPPCTSAHQVDRAEDSSRSLGSCQVIPSINLADGLNSPEISAKDREDPGRELEGREGFHGSQLTDRQGSDREGSEVGGGGGYTIPVVGNELHPSTAGEMDQSKPAELQGGDLGLAQEKEAKREEEERDVEEAAEALEMEEEGEDEEEERQKEGDLPFFQKALPVETLVSGAEVELQQLHQEALAEGKLHEETQESAETCHYQEVHLPHEVHMKLQEQGEEEEEEEYDYEVEQADIIREAASLDDMAKLITVEETSPASGLVSILKKRSVCADSESLSASSEPRPDKPPARRRVHFRVPDDGYEHDVGGGDSCLLLFLLCLVTVVISVGGTALYCALGDSHSSVCQDFSRNADFYVGQIQRGISHIQHWFSHGS; encoded by the exons ATGGATCATGGTG GTCAGTttgagagggaggacagagagatgtCCCAAATCCAGGTGGGTGGGGTTGACCACTGTGATAACCTACACACCCCTGAGCCTCTCACTGCCCAAACTCGAAATCTCAACGAGACAAACACGCTCACACAGACTCAAAgtctctctccttcacaaaAAGAAGACACAGGTGGGCGTGGGCTCATCCAAAAAGCCTCTCTTAGCAACAATGGAAAGGACATGGAGGAAGGACGGGAAGAGGAGGGATACaccagaggagggagagaagaggatgaggaagaagacattgatgaggtgatgaaggaagaagaagaggaggaagtatCAGAGGGTTCAAGTTCTCTAATCCGCTGTCAGTCTCCAGGCACTCCCATGACTGATTCCTCCTATTCAGAAACCG GCAGTCTGTTGGAGGGCCCATATCCTCTCAGCCCTGGGACCAGTCCAGAGCCTACACCCCCTTTCATTCCAGTGGTCAGTCCAGAAACTGCATATCCCATCTGTCAAATGGCACTGAGCCAGAGAGATGTCAAAGTGGAGTCTCATACCTCCAGCAATGAATCAGTTGCCTCCATCTCGGGGTCCATTACACCGGGACCCCCCTTCACCACGGAGCCTGTAGATTCTCCTGCACTAGCTATGACCTCAGACGCCAGGCCTACCAGCCCACCTGAACCTGCACGTATCACAGAAGCTGCAGACCTGATAGTAAAAAATGCTAACTTCACTACAGAACATCTTACCTCATCCAGTGAAGACTGTGGGTTCACATGTGCCAGTGGGTTTGCCACTTCATATACAGCACCCATCACCTCAACTGCAGAGACTTTTACAGTAACTGCTTGCACCACAAGGCTCAATCCTTCCATTGCTTCCTCTCCTATGAGTGCAACAACAGGACCCCTTGCCTTTACCACAGGGCCTACGACTACCAGTACAGAATCCACTTCCACCACAGGACCTCAAATCTCAGTTTCGGAACAGATTACCTCCATTCCAGTGCCCActtgtttctctgtctccacctgcgCCATAAGGCCTATCCCAAGCCCTGTTCTGCTGGAGTCTCTAGAACAATTGGCACAAAGAGGAGATGACACTCACCTTCCACATTACCTTCACCAG ATTGCTGAGGCCTTTGTCCTTCATGAAGACT ACCAGCGGGCATTATGGTGCATCCAACTAGAGAGACTCTATCACCAGAGAGTATTGGACAACCTGAACGCACTACAAGAGCAGTGGG AGAGTCAGTGTAGAAGGACTTCCCCTAACCTGGCAATCCAACATCTGGACACTCTTAAACACATCTGCCAGACGCACAGTCG ACCCAGAGCTAAAGATGCTGTG TGTGTATCTCTGGACCTTTTGAAGCCTCCATTAGAAGAAGGTGGTGCACTGCCTCCATGCACCTCAG CCCATCAGGTTGACCGAGCTGAAGACTCCTCCCGTTCTCTGGGCAGCTGTCAAGTCATACCCTCCATTAATTTAGCTGATGGGCTCAATTCCCCTGAGATCTCAGCAAAGGACAGGGAAGACCCAGGCAGGGAATTAGAGGGGAGGGAAGGTTTCCATGGATctcagctgactgacaggcagggcagtgacagagagggaagtgaggtgggaggagggggaggatacACCATTCCAGTCGTAGGAAATGAACTGCACCCCTCTACAGCTGGAGAAATGGATCAGTCCAAGCCCgcagagctgcagggaggagatTTAGGTCTAGCACAGGAAAAGGAGGCaaaaagggaagaagaggagagggacgtGGAGGAGGCAGCTGAGGCTTTGGAGatggaagaagagggagaggatgaagaggaggagaggcagaaggaAGGAGACTTGCCTTTTTTTCAGAAAGCTCTCCCAGTGGAGACTCTGGTCAGTGGGGCAGAGGTAGagctacaacagctgcaccaggAAGCCCTGGCTGAGGGGAAACTACATGAGGAGACCCAG GAGAGCGCTGAAACCTGCCACTACCAGGAGGTCCACCTTCCTCACGAGGTTCATatgaagctgcaggagcagggtgaggaggaagaagaggaggagtatGACTATGAAGTAGAGCAGGCTGACATCATCAGAGAAGCTGCCTCACTGGATGACATGGCTAAACTCATCACTGTTGAAGAG ACGTCTCCTGCCTCAGGCTTGGTCTCCATATTGAAGAAGCGGAGTGTTTGCGCGGACAGTGAGAGTTTGTCTGCCAGCTCAGAGCCCCGACCTGACAAACCCCCCGCCAGAAGACGCGTGCACTTCAGAGTCCCTGATGATGGCTATGAGCATG ATGTTGGCGGCGGGGACTcctgcctccttctcttcctgcttTGTCTGGTCACAGTAGTGATCAGTGTGGGTGGCACTGCCCTGTACTGTGCTCTGGGTGATTCCCACTCATCAGTCTGTCAGGACTTCTCCAGAAATGCGGACTTCTACGTTGGGCAGATACAGCGCGGGATATCGCACATTCAACACTGGTTCAGCCATGGGTCATAG